One segment of Rhipicephalus sanguineus isolate Rsan-2018 chromosome 6, BIME_Rsan_1.4, whole genome shotgun sequence DNA contains the following:
- the LOC119397889 gene encoding uncharacterized protein LOC119397889 — translation MLIDAYALSTLRAAILEWAPAFANASRLLLWARDDAAFEASSLLDRMESLVDEPGDVFGRVSALDNRDMAFSENAKFNGPSWDQLEQCAYFIKMAALLRLSSVYEEVPRAAGGGDEFELVSPPLATRANLTLAAINDPSPCAR, via the exons ATGTTAATCGACGCCTACGCTCTATCTACGTTGCGTGCGGCGATACTGGAGTGGGCGCCTGCATTTGCCAATGCCTCGCGGCTGCTGCTGTGGGCGCGCGACGACGCTGCGTTTGAGGCCTCGAGTCTTCTGGACAGAATGGAAAGCCTCGTCGATGAGCCAGGCGATGTctttggtcgcgtatctgcgttgGACAACCGCGACATGGCATTCAGTGAGAATGCAAAATTCAA TGGCCCGTCGTGGGACCAGCTGGAGCAGTGCGCCTACTTCATTAAAATGGCGGCCCTGCTTCGGCTCAGCAGTGTCTACGAGGAAGTCCCTCGTGCAGCGGGAGGAGGCGATGAGTTCGAGCTTGTGTCGCCACCTCTCGCCACTCGTGCGAACCTCACTCTGGCGGCTATCAACGATCCCTCACCGTGCGCACGTTAG